The proteins below are encoded in one region of Limnochordia bacterium:
- a CDS encoding ribose-phosphate pyrophosphokinase has protein sequence MLAQEIADYLGISLLDCKISRFRDGEVNLRINETVRGAEVYIVQPTGSPAAENLMELLIIIDACRRASAKEIAAVIPYYGYARQDRKTQPRDPICAKLVANLLTAAGADRVLTMDLHAGQIQGFFDIPVDNLLALPIIAKYLMEKDLGDIVVVAPDVGGVGRARELAHRLDGDLAIVDKRRPKANVAEAMHIIGDVEGKVAILVDDIIDTGGTIVQAANLLLKEGAKEVYACCSHPVFSPPATERLAESGIKEVVVTNSIPLSEEKRTHNMVVLSVAPLFGEAIRRIYLEQSVSRLFI, from the coding sequence ATGCTTGCCCAGGAAATTGCCGATTACCTGGGTATATCTTTGCTTGATTGCAAGATTAGCCGATTTCGAGACGGAGAGGTAAATCTAAGGATTAACGAGACGGTACGAGGTGCCGAAGTCTATATTGTTCAACCGACCGGTTCCCCCGCCGCCGAAAACCTGATGGAGCTTCTGATTATCATTGATGCTTGCCGCCGTGCCTCGGCAAAGGAGATTGCAGCGGTCATCCCCTACTATGGATACGCAAGGCAAGACCGCAAAACTCAACCAAGGGATCCCATTTGTGCAAAGCTAGTTGCCAACCTACTGACCGCGGCTGGGGCCGATCGAGTGTTGACTATGGACTTACATGCGGGGCAGATCCAAGGCTTTTTTGACATCCCGGTGGACAATCTATTGGCCCTACCGATTATTGCCAAGTATCTAATGGAGAAGGACTTAGGGGATATAGTTGTAGTTGCTCCTGATGTAGGCGGTGTTGGGCGTGCAAGGGAGCTTGCCCATCGTCTGGATGGTGATTTGGCGATTGTGGATAAACGGCGACCGAAAGCTAATGTTGCCGAAGCCATGCACATCATTGGCGATGTGGAGGGTAAAGTAGCCATCTTGGTCGATGACATCATTGACACCGGTGGTACCATCGTTCAAGCAGCCAATCTCTTACTAAAAGAAGGGGCAAAGGAAGTATATGCTTGTTGCTCCCATCCTGTGTTTTCACCACCAGCTACGGAAAGATTGGCTGAGTCTGGCATTAAAGAAGTGGTCGTAACAAACTCAATTCCCCTAAGTGAGGAGAAAAGGACTCATAACATGGTGGTTTTATCTGTTGCGCCTTTGTTCGGGGAAGCGATCAGACGGATTTATTTAGAACAGTCAGTAAGTCGCTTGTTTATTTAG